The following proteins come from a genomic window of Alicyclobacillus dauci:
- a CDS encoding MaoC/PaaZ C-terminal domain-containing protein, which yields MKLHEFQIGDRFVTPTVVVTLDDIINFAGAYDPLYFHIDTDKAKNSIFGRVVASGLHSIGLLNAEWVRMGILEEDIQGGVAVEVQFMVPVYPDDEIHGEIVVENKKENSDGRTGLLTLSLTGRKKNEQIFSKAQFKILVNK from the coding sequence GTGAAACTGCATGAATTTCAAATTGGGGATCGTTTTGTTACACCGACTGTCGTCGTCACGCTGGACGACATTATCAACTTTGCCGGGGCGTATGATCCGCTCTACTTCCACATCGACACAGACAAGGCAAAGAACAGTATCTTCGGTCGAGTTGTGGCGTCCGGACTTCACAGTATTGGATTGTTGAACGCCGAGTGGGTACGCATGGGCATTCTAGAAGAGGACATCCAAGGTGGCGTGGCGGTCGAGGTACAGTTTATGGTTCCCGTCTACCCTGACGATGAAATCCACGGCGAGATCGTGGTCGAGAACAAAAAAGAGAATTCGGATGGTCGAACAGGTCTCCTAACGCTCTCGTTAACGGGCCGTAAGAAAAACGAGCAGATATTCTCCAAGGCTCAATTTAAAATCTTGGTCAATAAATGA
- a CDS encoding alanine racemase, with amino-acid sequence MFLKSLVDRNRKFVEAVVSLHEEGALEANTFVFDLDAFRENAKILKENADKFHLNVYGMTKQMGYNPILHQAIVDAGIESFVAVDWMGARLMHEQGYKIGHVGHLVQPPKGAADDLLAMNPEVFTVFSVHKARQVSDAAKRLNVVQPILLRVYDDTCTFYPGHEGGFHVDTLESSVREIQKLPNVEIVGVTSFPAMLFNESAGTVRPTHNFEVIQLAVEKLRRMGIVVKQVNAPGTTSSDVFELMASMGATHVEPGNGFTGTTPLATVQDVQELPAVLYLSEISHIHNGRGHVFGGGLYVDKVRGQYGLKARVGKDLAERDVELIPDDGIDYYGYVDGQVEEGQTVIFGFRPQIFVTRGQVAVVEGIHEGKPVVLGYHDQNGRVIQRGPRQ; translated from the coding sequence ATGTTTTTGAAATCACTGGTTGACAGAAACCGTAAATTTGTTGAGGCGGTTGTTTCTCTGCACGAAGAGGGGGCACTTGAAGCCAACACTTTCGTGTTCGATCTCGACGCATTCCGTGAAAACGCAAAAATCCTCAAGGAGAACGCAGACAAGTTTCACTTGAACGTCTACGGAATGACAAAACAGATGGGATACAACCCGATCTTGCATCAAGCTATCGTCGATGCAGGCATCGAATCGTTTGTGGCCGTCGACTGGATGGGCGCGAGACTGATGCACGAACAGGGTTACAAAATCGGGCATGTAGGGCACCTCGTCCAGCCGCCCAAAGGTGCAGCAGATGATTTGCTTGCCATGAATCCGGAAGTATTCACCGTTTTCTCAGTTCACAAGGCCCGTCAGGTGAGTGATGCGGCAAAGCGGTTGAATGTCGTCCAACCGATCCTGCTCCGTGTCTACGACGATACATGCACGTTCTATCCAGGGCACGAAGGCGGGTTCCACGTCGACACACTCGAATCGTCTGTCCGCGAAATTCAGAAGCTGCCGAACGTGGAGATTGTCGGCGTGACAAGTTTCCCCGCTATGCTGTTTAACGAGTCCGCTGGCACGGTCCGCCCGACCCACAACTTTGAGGTCATTCAATTGGCAGTGGAGAAGTTGCGGCGGATGGGCATTGTCGTGAAACAGGTCAATGCTCCGGGCACGACTTCTTCCGATGTGTTCGAGTTGATGGCTAGTATGGGCGCAACGCATGTGGAGCCAGGTAACGGGTTTACCGGCACGACGCCGCTCGCCACAGTGCAAGACGTGCAAGAATTGCCGGCCGTGTTGTACCTGTCGGAGATTTCCCACATTCACAATGGTCGGGGACACGTCTTTGGCGGTGGCCTTTATGTGGACAAAGTCCGTGGTCAATACGGTCTCAAGGCACGTGTTGGCAAAGACCTGGCAGAACGAGACGTGGAGCTTATCCCGGACGACGGAATTGACTATTACGGTTACGTGGACGGGCAAGTGGAGGAAGGTCAAACGGTCATTTTCGGATTCCGGCCGCAGATCTTCGTCACCCGCGGGCAAGTGGCCGTCGTCGAAGGGATCCACGAAGGCAAGCCCGTTGTTTTGGGCTATCACGACCAGAACGGTCGAGTGATTCAGAGGGGGCCTCGTCAATGA
- a CDS encoding acyl-CoA carboxylase subunit beta, with protein MTDDRFNTMLQGILPGGAQKYHEKNAEAGKLFVRDRLKLLFDADMDFEDGIFANCTADGLPADGVVTGIGRINGQTVAVMANDSTVKAGSWGARTVEKIIRIQETAENLQIPLVYLVDSAGARITDQVEMFPGRRGAGRIFHNQVRLSGMVPQVCILFGPSAAGGAYIPAFCDVVIMVEGNASMYLGSPRMAEMVIGEKVTLEEMGGARMHCSVSGCGDVLAANEEEAIASARRYLSYMPSNYTTQAKMEAAKAPASFGKTIADIIPVNPNAAFNMHDFISRLIDDGSWFEVKQLFAREIITGFGRLDGRPVGIIANQPRVKGGVLFVDSADKAARFIALCDAFNIPLLFLADVPGFMIGTAVERAGIIRHGAKLIAAMSEATVPKISVVVRKAFGAGLYAMAGPAFEPDACLALPTAQIAVMGPEAAVNAVYSNKIAELPEADRQAFIEEKRAEYREDIDIYRLASELIVDEIVQPENLRGELTRRYAAYASKEPRLPRRKHVVYPV; from the coding sequence ATGACGGATGACCGTTTTAACACGATGCTACAGGGTATATTGCCTGGCGGAGCACAGAAATATCACGAGAAGAATGCCGAGGCTGGGAAGTTGTTTGTACGTGACCGACTGAAATTGCTGTTTGATGCGGACATGGATTTCGAAGACGGGATTTTTGCCAACTGCACCGCGGATGGTCTTCCGGCAGATGGTGTCGTGACCGGGATTGGCCGAATAAACGGCCAGACCGTTGCCGTTATGGCAAACGACAGTACCGTCAAGGCGGGCAGTTGGGGCGCCCGCACGGTGGAAAAAATTATCCGAATCCAGGAGACGGCGGAGAATCTGCAGATTCCCCTGGTATATCTAGTCGACTCCGCAGGGGCCCGAATCACAGACCAAGTGGAAATGTTCCCAGGCCGTCGAGGCGCAGGGCGGATCTTTCACAATCAAGTGCGTTTGTCGGGCATGGTTCCCCAGGTTTGCATCTTGTTCGGTCCGTCAGCAGCAGGTGGGGCTTACATACCTGCGTTCTGTGATGTCGTCATCATGGTCGAAGGAAATGCCAGCATGTATCTGGGATCGCCCAGAATGGCGGAGATGGTCATCGGTGAGAAAGTGACACTCGAAGAGATGGGCGGCGCACGCATGCACTGTAGCGTGAGTGGCTGTGGTGATGTACTCGCGGCGAATGAAGAAGAAGCCATTGCTTCGGCCAGGCGGTACTTGAGTTACATGCCTTCGAACTACACGACACAGGCCAAAATGGAGGCCGCCAAAGCACCGGCAAGCTTTGGCAAGACCATTGCGGATATCATTCCGGTCAATCCGAATGCGGCGTTCAACATGCACGACTTCATTAGTCGACTCATCGACGACGGCTCGTGGTTTGAGGTGAAACAATTGTTCGCCCGCGAAATCATCACGGGTTTTGGCCGATTGGACGGTCGCCCTGTGGGCATCATCGCGAACCAGCCGCGCGTTAAAGGTGGCGTGCTGTTTGTCGACTCGGCAGACAAAGCTGCCCGGTTTATTGCCCTGTGCGACGCTTTCAACATCCCCCTTCTCTTTTTGGCGGATGTGCCTGGATTTATGATCGGTACTGCTGTCGAACGCGCAGGCATCATCCGCCACGGAGCGAAGCTGATTGCGGCCATGTCGGAAGCAACAGTGCCGAAAATCAGCGTCGTCGTTCGCAAGGCGTTCGGTGCTGGATTGTACGCGATGGCTGGTCCGGCATTTGAGCCGGATGCATGTCTTGCCCTGCCTACGGCTCAAATTGCCGTCATGGGACCCGAAGCGGCAGTGAATGCGGTATACAGCAATAAGATTGCTGAGCTGCCCGAGGCGGATCGACAAGCGTTTATTGAAGAAAAGCGGGCGGAGTACCGTGAGGACATTGATATCTACCGTCTGGCGTCGGAACTCATTGTCGACGAGATCGTACAACCGGAGAATTTGCGCGGTGAGCTGACTCGCAGATATGCGGCGTATGCGTCGAAGGAGCCGCGCTTGCCGAGGCGGAAGCATGTTGTTTATCCGGTGTAG
- a CDS encoding ROK family transcriptional regulator, producing the protein MSITRGHPSLLRTLNAQGVLKELLTHGELSRPELARRLGLSMPTILDVVSGLIQDGVVTERPSPSTPRGRPAQVLSVAEDAAQIICLDVGGTNIKAGRFNFKRQLMDATSMQTNTTTRTAVLDEIASIVDELMLPNVPNTSIVIGAPGFVRDGIVIEAANLPDWNDVPLQSILEQRFGVPVAVENDVNLAVLGETHNGVAAGLQNVVFFAVSTGLGAGILVDGQLVRGFKGAGGELAFIVPDTDKLAESYGANGALESFAATKHLCRYWNEITGQNVTDPAIVANEARNGSPQAKQVFDQWAKYLGVGVVSLASVLNPEMIVIGGGGAYSFDLIEEQLNTYLKRHLPFPPKLEKSALHDKVALWGGSIIGLDLVVQQLTQSAV; encoded by the coding sequence ATGTCAATCACACGTGGACATCCATCGCTTTTACGAACATTGAATGCCCAGGGTGTGCTGAAAGAGCTACTCACTCATGGTGAACTTTCGCGACCAGAGCTGGCCCGACGGCTCGGATTGAGTATGCCGACAATCCTGGATGTGGTTAGTGGGTTAATCCAAGACGGGGTCGTCACAGAGCGGCCCAGTCCATCGACACCTCGTGGCAGACCCGCACAAGTCTTATCGGTCGCCGAGGATGCTGCTCAGATTATTTGTTTGGATGTGGGCGGTACGAACATCAAAGCCGGTCGATTCAATTTCAAACGGCAGTTGATGGACGCGACGTCCATGCAGACGAACACGACAACGCGAACAGCTGTACTGGATGAGATCGCGTCCATTGTGGACGAGCTGATGCTGCCAAACGTCCCGAATACCAGCATTGTCATTGGAGCACCGGGGTTCGTGCGGGATGGCATCGTGATCGAAGCGGCGAATTTGCCGGATTGGAATGACGTACCACTTCAGTCGATTTTAGAACAGCGTTTTGGCGTTCCGGTTGCCGTGGAAAACGACGTGAATCTGGCTGTGCTCGGAGAAACACACAATGGTGTTGCCGCAGGGCTCCAAAATGTCGTCTTTTTTGCCGTTAGTACCGGACTCGGCGCAGGTATTCTGGTCGACGGCCAACTGGTGCGCGGGTTCAAAGGTGCAGGTGGGGAATTGGCGTTCATCGTGCCGGATACAGACAAGTTGGCGGAATCCTACGGTGCCAATGGGGCACTCGAAAGTTTTGCTGCGACCAAGCATCTGTGCCGCTACTGGAACGAGATCACCGGACAGAACGTGACCGATCCAGCCATTGTGGCAAACGAGGCGAGGAACGGGTCTCCACAGGCAAAGCAGGTGTTTGATCAGTGGGCGAAGTATCTGGGCGTCGGTGTCGTGTCACTGGCATCTGTTCTCAATCCCGAGATGATCGTCATTGGCGGCGGCGGAGCCTACTCATTTGATTTGATCGAGGAGCAGTTGAACACCTATTTGAAGAGGCACTTGCCGTTCCCGCCCAAGCTTGAAAAGTCCGCGCTGCATGACAAGGTGGCGCTGTGGGGCGGATCGATCATCGGGCTCGACTTGGTCGTTCAACAGTTGACCCAGTCCGCGGTCTAA
- a CDS encoding APC family permease, with protein sequence MLIIEVVVMVVFFITVLGHGGSEGVTLAAFNPSNTLKPGDWNGIGTAILWAILMFVGFESAATLGEETKDATRNIPKALIFSVIGIGLFFLLGAFTAVVGYGPSHVSSVVASIAKGNNPWDPLFTTFWGKGAAAIVMLVILNSIFANLLSGFNAVTRIIYAMGRERVFPSFLGKVSDSRQVPVNASILYMVFALVITLVLGYSWRPMAVYGWTETVLGLAIVIIYVVINVSLFFYYRKIGEFHWFKHFVMPLIATALLYMPLKGVIMSTLPAGGGTAPMIYIPYVVGGWIVLGIIYMVRLSTSRKEVFEQMGAVFE encoded by the coding sequence ATGTTGATTATCGAAGTGGTCGTCATGGTCGTTTTTTTCATCACGGTATTAGGCCACGGTGGTTCAGAAGGTGTGACGTTAGCTGCATTTAACCCGAGCAACACCTTGAAACCTGGCGATTGGAACGGGATTGGAACGGCTATCCTCTGGGCTATTCTCATGTTCGTGGGCTTCGAAAGTGCTGCAACGTTGGGCGAGGAGACGAAAGACGCAACAAGAAACATTCCGAAAGCACTCATTTTCTCTGTTATTGGAATCGGTCTGTTCTTCCTGTTGGGCGCTTTTACAGCCGTGGTCGGTTATGGTCCAAGCCATGTTTCGTCAGTCGTAGCGAGCATTGCGAAAGGCAACAATCCGTGGGACCCACTGTTCACGACCTTTTGGGGAAAAGGCGCTGCAGCCATTGTCATGCTCGTCATCTTAAATTCGATTTTTGCCAACCTGCTTTCAGGTTTTAATGCTGTCACACGGATTATTTATGCAATGGGCAGAGAGCGAGTATTTCCAAGTTTCCTTGGAAAAGTATCCGACAGCCGCCAAGTGCCTGTGAATGCATCCATCCTGTACATGGTATTCGCGCTCGTTATCACGCTTGTTCTCGGATATTCGTGGAGGCCGATGGCGGTTTACGGTTGGACAGAAACCGTACTTGGCCTGGCAATTGTCATTATCTACGTCGTCATCAATGTAAGCCTGTTCTTCTACTATCGGAAAATTGGCGAGTTCCACTGGTTTAAACACTTTGTCATGCCACTTATTGCAACAGCCCTATTGTACATGCCTTTGAAGGGAGTCATTATGTCAACCCTTCCGGCCGGTGGTGGCACAGCACCGATGATCTATATACCGTATGTCGTCGGTGGGTGGATTGTCCTCGGGATTATCTACATGGTTCGATTGTCGACATCCCGGAAAGAAGTGTTTGAACAGATGGGTGCTGTATTTGAGTAA
- a CDS encoding DUF2500 domain-containing protein, protein MPSRIRVAIYHLYLCFERIVLCVIVKIVLTVPAKLVAKRTAVHRHAQNVNGVPQQSSSTSYYVTFEFESRDRMEFKVHGNDYGLLAEGDSGKLTFQGTQFKGFDRTR, encoded by the coding sequence GTGCCATCCCGTATCCGCGTGGCGATATACCACTTATATCTATGTTTTGAAAGAATTGTCCTATGTGTTATTGTAAAAATCGTTCTCACGGTCCCTGCCAAATTGGTGGCGAAACGAACAGCAGTGCATCGTCATGCACAAAACGTGAATGGTGTGCCCCAACAATCTTCGTCTACTTCCTACTATGTGACGTTTGAGTTTGAGAGTCGGGATCGTATGGAGTTTAAAGTTCATGGAAACGACTATGGACTTCTCGCTGAAGGTGACTCGGGCAAATTGACATTTCAGGGGACCCAGTTTAAAGGCTTTGACCGGACGCGATAA
- a CDS encoding acetyl-CoA carboxylase biotin carboxyl carrier protein subunit yields the protein MMVQVLADMAGTVYQVLVSVGDAVQDGQDVVVLESMKMEVPIASTVAGSVVKVLVQPGDFVNEGQALVEIE from the coding sequence ATGATGGTACAAGTATTGGCAGATATGGCTGGCACGGTATATCAGGTTCTCGTTAGCGTCGGCGACGCTGTGCAGGACGGGCAAGACGTTGTGGTGTTGGAGTCAATGAAGATGGAAGTGCCGATTGCCTCGACAGTGGCCGGCTCGGTGGTAAAAGTCCTCGTTCAACCGGGGGACTTTGTCAATGAGGGTCAGGCGCTCGTCGAGATAGAGTAG
- a CDS encoding acetyl-CoA carboxylase biotin carboxylase subunit — protein sequence MFNKVLIANRGEIARRIIRTCKRIGIATVAVYSDADVEALHVVEADEAVRIGPAPVAQSYLQAEAIVQAALQTGADAIHPGYGLLSENANFARRVEEAGVVFIGPSSHVIGQMGSKVRARAIMEAAGVPIVPGSDGAVSDGEALVVAEEIGYPVMLKASGGGGGIGMQVVRNADELKKAFSSNQARAKSYFGDGDMFVEKCITSPHHIEIQVLFDGQGHGVYLWERECSIQRRHQKVLEEAPSPFVSEELRERMGEAAIAAGRAIGYVNAGTLEFLVDDDGHFYFLEMNTRLQVEHPVTECITGLDLVEWQLRIADGEALSFTQSDVRREGHAIEVRIYAEDPVRMLPSPGTITAMTLPAGDGVRNDVAVEGPAVVTPFYDPMIGKLIVSAADRENAINKLSEALDAYRIEGIKTNLPLLRDIVTSEAFAAGVTTTDFIPKLQSVARTKNA from the coding sequence CGCGAATCGGGGCGAGATCGCGCGGAGAATTATCCGCACATGTAAGCGAATCGGTATCGCAACCGTCGCGGTTTATTCGGACGCGGACGTGGAGGCTCTGCACGTCGTCGAAGCGGACGAGGCAGTTCGGATTGGCCCCGCTCCGGTGGCACAGAGCTATCTGCAGGCCGAAGCAATTGTCCAGGCGGCCTTGCAAACTGGAGCGGACGCCATCCACCCGGGATACGGACTGCTGAGCGAAAATGCCAACTTTGCGCGGCGCGTAGAAGAGGCAGGGGTGGTTTTCATCGGACCTTCGTCCCACGTAATTGGCCAGATGGGGAGTAAAGTTCGCGCCCGTGCCATCATGGAGGCTGCGGGTGTGCCAATCGTGCCGGGCTCCGACGGTGCTGTTTCTGACGGGGAGGCTTTGGTTGTCGCAGAGGAGATCGGCTATCCGGTGATGCTCAAAGCGTCAGGCGGCGGCGGTGGAATCGGGATGCAGGTCGTGCGCAATGCTGACGAGTTGAAGAAAGCGTTTTCTTCAAACCAAGCTCGGGCGAAGTCGTATTTCGGCGACGGGGACATGTTTGTCGAGAAATGCATCACGTCTCCACATCACATCGAAATTCAGGTGCTGTTTGACGGGCAGGGCCACGGTGTGTATTTATGGGAGCGCGAATGCTCGATTCAGCGTCGTCACCAGAAGGTTCTCGAAGAGGCACCGTCGCCGTTCGTATCGGAGGAACTGCGGGAGCGGATGGGAGAAGCGGCCATCGCGGCGGGACGTGCCATCGGCTACGTGAATGCCGGAACGCTGGAGTTTCTCGTGGATGACGACGGGCATTTCTATTTTCTTGAAATGAACACGCGACTTCAAGTCGAGCATCCGGTTACAGAGTGTATCACTGGCCTCGATCTCGTCGAGTGGCAGCTCCGCATCGCGGACGGCGAAGCTCTGTCCTTCACGCAGTCGGACGTGCGTCGCGAGGGACACGCTATTGAAGTTCGCATTTATGCGGAGGACCCAGTGAGAATGCTCCCTTCGCCAGGGACAATTACGGCCATGACGCTACCAGCGGGAGACGGAGTGCGAAACGATGTCGCCGTTGAAGGGCCCGCGGTCGTGACGCCGTTTTACGATCCGATGATTGGGAAACTCATCGTTTCGGCGGCGGATCGTGAAAACGCTATCAACAAGTTGTCCGAGGCGCTCGATGCATATCGGATTGAAGGGATTAAAACAAATCTCCCGCTTCTCAGGGACATTGTGACATCGGAGGCATTTGCCGCGGGGGTAACGACAACGGACTTTATTCCAAAATTGCAGAGCGTTGCTAGGACAAAAAACGCATAG
- a CDS encoding acyl-CoA dehydrogenase family protein, whose amino-acid sequence MDFDLSKEQKRIRDAVREFAEEEIAPLAAELDRTERFSSETFKKMGSLGFLGIPIPEEYGGIGADMVSYSLAVEEIGRACGGTGLSYEAHISLACMPILHFGTEEQKKKYLAPLARGEVLGSFGLTETEAGSDAKGTRTTAVLDNDEWVINGTKIFNTNGGFAGTVVLTALTDKASTGISAFIVPTDTPGFSVGKPYEKMGMRASNTVELILENVRIPKENLLGPLHRGFRQFLATLDNGRVAISALAVGIAQSAFEAALAYAKERKQFGQSISKFQAIQHKLANMAMHIDLARNAYLKAAWMYDHGLPYTKEAAYSKLFSSEMCTNTCNDAIQILGGNGYMREYPLERNLRDAKLIEIGEGTSEIQRMVIARQLGC is encoded by the coding sequence GTGGATTTCGACTTATCGAAAGAGCAAAAACGCATCCGCGACGCTGTCAGGGAATTCGCCGAAGAGGAAATCGCACCACTGGCCGCGGAGCTAGACCGGACTGAACGTTTTTCTAGTGAGACTTTTAAAAAAATGGGTAGTCTCGGTTTTCTGGGGATCCCCATTCCCGAAGAATACGGAGGAATAGGAGCTGACATGGTGAGTTACAGTCTCGCTGTTGAGGAAATTGGCCGTGCCTGCGGCGGGACCGGGCTGAGTTATGAAGCACACATTTCGCTGGCGTGCATGCCCATTCTTCACTTCGGCACGGAAGAACAGAAGAAAAAGTACTTGGCTCCACTGGCGCGCGGTGAGGTACTGGGGAGTTTCGGGTTGACCGAGACAGAAGCTGGATCCGATGCCAAGGGCACGCGGACGACGGCTGTTTTGGACAATGACGAATGGGTCATCAACGGGACGAAAATTTTCAACACGAATGGTGGTTTTGCCGGCACCGTGGTGCTCACTGCCCTGACCGATAAAGCATCAACAGGAATCAGTGCTTTCATTGTGCCGACTGATACGCCAGGATTTTCAGTGGGCAAACCGTACGAGAAAATGGGTATGCGAGCGTCCAATACGGTCGAACTCATTCTCGAAAATGTCCGAATTCCCAAAGAAAACCTTCTTGGTCCCCTCCACCGTGGTTTCCGCCAGTTCCTAGCAACACTAGATAATGGCCGCGTAGCGATCTCTGCCCTCGCCGTTGGCATTGCACAAAGTGCCTTCGAGGCCGCGCTTGCGTACGCAAAAGAGCGCAAACAATTCGGCCAGTCAATTTCAAAGTTCCAAGCAATTCAGCATAAGCTCGCCAACATGGCCATGCATATCGATCTCGCCCGCAACGCCTACCTGAAAGCCGCCTGGATGTACGATCACGGCTTGCCATACACAAAAGAAGCCGCCTACTCCAAGCTATTCTCCTCGGAAATGTGCACGAACACGTGTAATGACGCCATTCAAATCCTCGGCGGCAACGGCTATATGCGTGAATATCCATTGGAACGGAATTTGCGGGATGCGAAGCTCATCGAGATCGGTGAAGGTACATCGGAAATTCAACGGATGGTCATCGCACGCCAACTCGGGTGCTAA
- a CDS encoding amino acid permease, whose protein sequence is MSGLKKGAITLVGAVAATCAFMGPATSIYFNTGMGVQNAGNAFGFAFLVAMVAMLFVAYVIAQFAKKLPSSGFAYTFSVNGLGAKPGFLTGWLLVGGYAMLAPMLLSAIGYFLHLFFSTYFHINISWGIFSIIVGAIVLILSCMGCHAIDSRRLGHVDYRSGRHGRFFHHGIRPRWFRRCDVSCI, encoded by the coding sequence ATGAGTGGACTCAAAAAGGGTGCGATCACGCTCGTAGGCGCCGTCGCAGCGACGTGCGCCTTCATGGGCCCCGCGACATCCATTTACTTCAACACTGGTATGGGTGTACAAAACGCGGGGAATGCGTTTGGATTTGCGTTTTTGGTGGCCATGGTTGCCATGCTGTTCGTGGCGTATGTCATCGCACAATTCGCCAAAAAATTGCCGAGCTCAGGATTTGCGTATACGTTCTCTGTCAACGGTTTAGGCGCGAAGCCGGGATTTCTCACCGGTTGGCTTCTCGTCGGTGGATACGCCATGCTCGCACCAATGTTGTTATCTGCAATTGGGTATTTTCTACATCTCTTCTTCAGTACATACTTTCACATCAATATCTCGTGGGGCATTTTCTCCATCATTGTAGGTGCTATCGTCCTCATTTTGAGTTGTATGGGTTGTCACGCAATCGATTCACGTCGCCTTGGTCATGTTGATTATCGAAGTGGTCGTCATGGTCGTTTTTTTCATCACGGTATTAGGCCACGGTGGTTCAGAAGGTGTGACGTTAGCTGCATTTAA
- a CDS encoding enoyl-CoA hydratase has translation MNDLVLRHDHDGGIVVLGLNREDAANALSTPLLEDLLTVIAELHHAPNVRVVILTGRGSKAFCAGADLKERRGMDDGQVRRAVARIRRAVEAVAQLPMPVIAAVNGVAFGGGTELALAADIRILADTAKMGLTETSLAIIPGAGGTQRLPRVVGVAKAKELIYTARRIDAETALQLGLANRVVPATEVLETAMEMAREIARNGPIAVRQAKFAIDAGMSVDLQSGLSIEKQAYEMVIPTEDRLEGLNAFAEKRKPQYRGK, from the coding sequence ATGAATGATCTCGTCCTGCGGCACGATCACGACGGCGGCATCGTCGTCCTTGGGCTGAATCGCGAAGACGCGGCCAATGCGTTGTCCACGCCGCTGCTTGAGGATCTGCTCACGGTCATCGCGGAACTACACCATGCACCGAACGTGCGGGTGGTCATCCTGACTGGCCGTGGTTCGAAAGCGTTCTGCGCGGGTGCGGACCTGAAAGAACGCCGCGGCATGGATGACGGCCAAGTGCGTCGCGCTGTCGCGCGCATTCGCAGAGCTGTCGAAGCCGTTGCGCAGTTGCCAATGCCTGTCATTGCGGCCGTGAATGGCGTCGCCTTTGGCGGTGGCACGGAACTCGCGCTTGCCGCAGATATTCGCATTCTGGCTGATACGGCGAAAATGGGTCTAACGGAAACGAGCCTCGCTATCATTCCCGGTGCGGGCGGCACACAAAGGCTTCCCAGAGTTGTCGGTGTCGCCAAAGCCAAGGAACTGATTTACACAGCTCGTCGCATTGATGCAGAGACTGCGCTTCAGTTGGGGCTTGCAAATCGTGTTGTCCCGGCAACTGAAGTATTGGAAACGGCAATGGAGATGGCACGAGAAATCGCGCGCAACGGACCGATTGCCGTTCGCCAGGCCAAGTTTGCCATCGACGCCGGAATGAGCGTGGATCTACAGTCGGGACTGTCGATTGAGAAACAGGCATATGAGATGGTGATTCCGACGGAAGATCGTCTGGAAGGGTTGAATGCGTTCGCAGAAAAGCGCAAGCCACAATATCGTGGCAAGTAA